In Sedimenticola thiotaurini, the following proteins share a genomic window:
- a CDS encoding LysR family transcriptional regulator — protein MHLRNIDLNLLVVLQALLEHRHVTQAANTLNMSQPAVSRALSRLRDTFNDPLLVRTAKGYDLSARAASIQPQLEQLLGSLEKLVSAPKFDPKQSNDTVRIYGLDPEVSIFLPSLFSLMRREAPGMFLDVRSEPREQFELLDSGDVHFSLTAFTPHNGLEHYRRLRVERPRFVVLMHKNHPLAKGPLTIKRYLDAAHGMVSITGRGPALVDRSLSDTGRTLYTPLRLSSFANVGQFCEEGGILFHLPRVFAEQARKGRPLITREPPEELAQDLPTTYLYWHERHHHNPMCQWFRDQIRALADSSAE, from the coding sequence ATGCATTTACGTAACATTGACCTCAACCTGTTGGTCGTATTACAGGCCTTGCTGGAACATCGCCATGTGACCCAGGCCGCCAATACCCTGAATATGAGTCAGCCCGCCGTCAGCCGCGCCCTCTCCCGGCTGAGAGACACGTTCAATGACCCGCTGCTGGTACGCACTGCAAAAGGGTATGACCTGAGTGCACGTGCGGCGTCAATACAACCGCAACTGGAGCAGCTGCTCGGCTCTTTGGAAAAACTGGTATCAGCACCAAAGTTCGACCCCAAGCAGTCCAACGACACCGTCAGAATCTATGGACTTGACCCCGAGGTGAGCATTTTCCTGCCCAGCCTGTTTTCACTGATGCGCCGTGAAGCACCCGGCATGTTTCTGGATGTACGCAGTGAACCGAGAGAACAATTTGAACTCCTCGACTCGGGGGATGTGCATTTTTCACTAACCGCCTTTACACCCCACAATGGCCTGGAACACTACCGGCGTTTAAGAGTGGAACGACCAAGGTTCGTTGTGCTGATGCATAAAAACCATCCGCTTGCCAAGGGGCCGTTGACCATAAAACGGTACCTGGACGCGGCCCACGGGATGGTTTCCATTACCGGCCGGGGACCGGCACTGGTGGACCGGTCACTGTCGGATACGGGCCGAACACTCTATACACCGTTACGATTAAGCAGTTTTGCCAATGTCGGGCAATTTTGTGAAGAGGGCGGCATTCTGTTTCATCTGCCCAGGGTATTTGCAGAACAGGCTCGGAAGGGGCGCCCTCTGATCACACGGGAGCCACCTGAAGAGTTGGCACAGGATTTACCCACCACCTATCTCTACTGGCACGAAAGACATCACCACAACCCCATGTGTCAGTGGTTTCGAGACCAGATCAGGGCCCTGGCAGATTCATCGGCGGAATAG
- a CDS encoding alpha/beta hydrolase produces MVLNIKQIFTVLLLTALYLPNCMAQSAEVKVIRDVPYGQDQRQRLDVYMPRGAGNAPVIFMVHGGAWRIGDKASNGVVRNKVNHWVSKGFVFISVNYRLVPDAAPMQQVKDVESALRFSQQQARKWGGSPDRFILMGHSAGAHLVSLIASRGQQELAGGVKPWLGAVAIDSAAYDIVEIMTSRRPPRFYKKAFGIHQAYWKAASPIYALSGKRAPFLAICSTQRKDAPCVQAGKYIQKSRQFGTDAKLLKVDLSHRATNVNLGKRSSYTRSVDRFLMQLHPDIASLLR; encoded by the coding sequence ATGGTTTTGAATATAAAGCAGATCTTTACAGTGCTGCTATTGACGGCGCTTTACTTGCCAAATTGCATGGCCCAGTCTGCAGAAGTAAAGGTTATACGTGATGTCCCATATGGCCAGGACCAGCGGCAGCGATTGGATGTTTATATGCCAAGGGGGGCGGGCAATGCTCCCGTGATATTTATGGTCCACGGAGGGGCGTGGAGGATTGGCGACAAGGCTTCCAACGGAGTAGTCAGGAACAAGGTGAATCACTGGGTATCCAAAGGATTTGTCTTTATCTCGGTAAATTATCGGCTGGTACCGGATGCAGCACCTATGCAGCAAGTGAAAGACGTAGAGAGCGCATTGCGTTTTTCCCAGCAGCAGGCCCGGAAGTGGGGCGGATCACCGGACCGCTTCATATTAATGGGACACTCCGCGGGCGCCCACCTGGTTTCACTTATTGCCTCCCGCGGCCAACAGGAGTTAGCTGGTGGTGTTAAGCCGTGGCTTGGTGCGGTGGCTATTGACTCGGCCGCTTACGACATTGTTGAGATAATGACCTCGCGGAGACCACCCAGATTTTATAAGAAAGCGTTTGGCATCCATCAGGCGTACTGGAAGGCCGCGTCCCCCATTTATGCGTTATCAGGTAAGCGGGCGCCATTTCTGGCCATATGTTCCACGCAACGAAAAGATGCTCCCTGTGTTCAAGCCGGAAAGTACATTCAGAAGTCCAGGCAGTTTGGCACGGACGCGAAACTGCTGAAAGTCGATTTGTCCCATAGAGCCACAAATGTAAATTTAGGCAAGAGAAGCAGCTATACGCGTTCGGTGGACAGGTTTCTGATGCAGTTACACCCCGACATTGCATCTTTGCTGAGATGA